One window of Athalia rosae chromosome 4, iyAthRosa1.1, whole genome shotgun sequence genomic DNA carries:
- the LOC105687590 gene encoding hexamerin-like isoform X1: MHTHHCITMRLSLLLLTLVAAATAVPKLKNDAGNVDLLKKQRYCLLLLQQVLQEIPDEGLRKVGLEYDCYKNIDMYRDKGVVKYFIRSIQLGRIQRKGVPFTTSISILRRDAAILTRVMTTAKDFETFIKTAAWIRTICNEAQFVKAFVAAILQRDDTRGIVLPALYEVLPHYYFDTRIINKAQYLRTMGLTKTGKNAFTIEEKVRPLFPKGEESLAYFTQDIGLANYYAYFSIAGWLTPKCQKTTDDVGTYGDTDCKYGRGQHYYYVHQQLLARYYLERLSNNLPPVKDLDYTFEYTPFKSHLTFPNGLEFAGRIQGVNFAESNEELRRTVLTLERRLIDAIDSGYILKSKGGVCSAYEPRGLDMLGSIIEATGRSINPRYYGSLQGAARRLLGGAEYTMHMRDLIPSALEVEHSAVRDPIFYKLYKRIMKLFIAYQNNLPKYTRNDLIFPDVMIENVKIDKLCTYHDKIAVDIDACTVFDFRKGIDKTEVPIKAVVERLNHKPFKFEITLNSRTDVKEAVVRVFFGPTYDYHGKPVNIRDHRLLFVEMDQFVCDLNQGKNVIVRDSSEAPMRTSGIMSKKDILRRVEDALNSHQPFYPVEPAQMFGFPESLALPKGTVDGLELQMVVIVSPKKQVPLSFEPVVPTKYQTFQRVEFDDLNVDYSKYTMDREALDAVKDRYSDFDIRDTKDYSSIVNGIGDRDIHRGFYDVSREENIGIGKTGDLYRGKTTSMDDIYGRTTKNRRFGTDTIERDTTLDTGFERRIEGKYNYLADYYKFKPITEIIGGSVSFDGRPLGYPFDRPLALGALDVPNIKVCKIFVYHEEKIRINYERSV; the protein is encoded by the exons ATGCATACACATCACTGTATCACGATGCGTCTCAGTCTCCTTCTGTTGACTCTCGTGGCAGCAGCCACAGCGGTTCCCAAGCTCAAAAATGACGCTG GGAACGTGGACTTATTGAAGAAGCAGCGATATTGCCTCCTGCTCCTACAACAGGTGTTACAAGAAATACCGGACGAGGGACTGAGGAAAGTTGGATTGGAATATGACTGCTACAAGAACATCGATATGTACCGTGACAAGGGCGtggtgaaatatttcatccgtTCCATCCAACTCGGTCGTATCCAACGCAAAGGTGTTCCATTCACTACATCGATCAGCATATTGCGGAGGGACGCGGCCATCCTCACCAGAGTGATGACCACCGCCAAGGACTTTGAAACGTTCATCAAAACCGCTGCGTGGATCCGCACCATCTGCAACGAAGCTCAATTCGTAAAG GCTTTCGTCGCTGCGATCCTTCAACGCGACGACACTCGAGGCATCGTCCTTCCCGCGCTCTACGAAGTCCTGCCCCACTACTACTTCGATACGAGAATAATCAACAAAGCTCAATACCTTCGTACCATGGGACTCACCAAGACCGGCAAAAACGCGTTCACGATCGAGGAGAAGGTCCGACCTCTCTTCCCCAAGGGTGAAGAATCTCTGGCTTACTTTACCCAAGACATCGGACTGGCCAACTACTACGCTTACTTCAGCATCGCTGGATGGTTGACACCCAAG TGCCAAAAGACGACCGACGACGTCGGAACGTACGGAGATACTGACTGCAAATACGGTCGTGGACAGCACTACTACTACGTGCACCAGCAACTTCTGGCTCGTTACTACCTCGAGCGTCTGAGCAACAACCTTCCGCCGGTTAAGGATCTGGATTACACCTTCGAATACACGCCGTTCAAGTCTCACCTGACATTCCCCAACGGTCTCGAGTTCGCTGGACGTATTCAAGGCGTGAACTTCGCCGAGAGCAACGAGGAACTTCGCAGGACCGTATTGACCCTCGAGAGAAGACTGATTGACGCGATCGACAGTGGATACATTCTGAAGTCGAAGGGTGGCGTGTGCTCCGCCTACGAACCCAGGGGTCTCGATATGCTGGGAAGCATCATCGAAGCGACCGGAAGGAGCATCAACCCcag ataCTACGGAAGCCTTCAGGGCGCCGCCCGCAGACTTCTCGGCGGTGCTGAGTACACGATGCACATGCGGGACTTGATTCCATCGGCCCTTGAAGTCGAACACTCCGCAGTCAGAGACCCCATTTTCTACAAACTGTACAAGCGCATAATGAAGCTCTTCATCGCTTACCAGAACAATCTGCCCAAGTACACGCGAAACGATCTGATCTTCCCCGACGTGATGATCGAGAACGTGAAGATCGACAAACTGTGCACTTACCACGACAAAATCGCGGTAGACATCGACGCGTGCACCGTGTTTGACTTCAGGAAGGGAATCGATAAGACGGAAGTTCCGATCAAGGCTGTTGTCGAGAGACTCAACCACAAGCCGTTCAAATTCGAAATCACCCTCAACAGTAGAACCGATGTCAAAGAAGCCGTGGTGAGAGTATTCTTCGGACCGACGTACGACTACCACGGTAAACCGGTCAACATACGCGATCACAGATTACTGTTCGTCGAAATGGATCAATTCGTTTGCGACC TCAATCAAGGAAAGAACGTCATTGTTAGGGATTCTTCGGAAGCACCTATGCGCACCAGTGGTATCATGTCAAAGAAGGACATTCTACGTCGCGTCGAGGATGCTCTCAATTCGCACCAACCGTTCTACCCCGTCGAG CCCGCGCAAATGTTTGGCTTCCCCGAGTCGCTCGCTCTTCCCAAAGGTACAGTCGACGGTCTGGAACTTCAAATGGTGGTGATCGTTTCGCCGAAAAAACAGGTACCACTGAGCTTCGAGCCGGTCGTCCCCACCAAATACCAAACCTTCCAACGCGTCGAGTTCGACGACCTTAACGTCGATTACTCCAAATACACCATGGACAGAGAAGCCCTCGACGCGGTGAAAGACAGGTACTCGGACTTCGATATTCGCGATACCAAGGACTACAGCAGCATCGTTAACGGCATCGGCGATCGCGACATTCATCGTGGATTCTACGACGTTTCGCGAGAGGAAAACATCGGCA TAGGCAAGACCGGAGATTTGTACCGCGGAAAGACTACCTCCATGGACGACATCTACGGCAGGACAACGAAGAACCGCAGATTTGGAACTGACACCATCGAAAGGGACACCACACTCGACACCGGTTTCGAACGTAGAATCGAAGGCAAATACAATTACCTCGCCGATTACTACAAGTTCAAGCCCATTACGGAGATAATCGGTGGTTCCGTGTCATTCGACGGTAGACCATTGGGATATCCCTTCGACAGACCGTTGGCCCTGGGAGCCCTCGACGTACCGAACATCAAGGTGTGCAAGATCTTCGTATATCACGAGGAGAAGATACGCATAAATTACGAAAGATCCGTCTGA
- the LOC105687590 gene encoding hexamerin-like isoform X2: protein MHTHHCITMRLSLLLLTLVAAATAVPKLKNDAGNVDLLKKQRYCLLLLQQVLQEIPDEGLRKVGLEYDCYKNIDMYRDKGVVKYFIRSIQLGRIQRKGVPFTTSISILRRDAAILTRVMTTAKDFETFIKTAAWIRTICNEAQFVKAFVAAILQRDDTRGIVLPALYEVLPHYYFDTRIINKAQYLRTMGLTKTGKNAFTIEEKVRPLFPKGEESLAYFTQDIGLANYYAYFSIAGWLTPKCQKTTDDVGTYGDTDCKYGRGQHYYYVHQQLLARYYLERLSNNLPPVKDLDYTFEYTPFKSHLTFPNGLEFAGRIQGVNFAESNEELRRTVLTLERRLIDAIDSGYILKSKGGVCSAYEPRGLDMLGSIIEATGRSINPRYYGSLQGAARRLLGGAEYTMHMRDLIPSALEVEHSAVRDPIFYKLYKRIMKLFIAYQNNLPKYTRNDLIFPDVMIENVKIDKLCTYHDKIAVDIDACTVFDFRKGIDKTEVPIKAVVERLNHKPFKFEITLNSRTDVKEAVVRVFFGPTYDYHGKPVNIRDHRLLFVEMDQFVCDLNQGKNVIVRDSSEAPMRTSGIMSKKDILRRVEDALNSHQPFYPVEPAQMFGFPESLALPKGTVDGLELQMVVIVSPKKQVPLSFEPVVPTKYQTFQRVEFDDLNVDYSKYTMDREALDAVKDRYSDFDIRDTKDYSSIVNGIGDRDIHRGFYDVSREENIGSKTGDLYRGKTTSMDDIYGRTTKNRRFGTDTIERDTTLDTGFERRIEGKYNYLADYYKFKPITEIIGGSVSFDGRPLGYPFDRPLALGALDVPNIKVCKIFVYHEEKIRINYERSV from the exons ATGCATACACATCACTGTATCACGATGCGTCTCAGTCTCCTTCTGTTGACTCTCGTGGCAGCAGCCACAGCGGTTCCCAAGCTCAAAAATGACGCTG GGAACGTGGACTTATTGAAGAAGCAGCGATATTGCCTCCTGCTCCTACAACAGGTGTTACAAGAAATACCGGACGAGGGACTGAGGAAAGTTGGATTGGAATATGACTGCTACAAGAACATCGATATGTACCGTGACAAGGGCGtggtgaaatatttcatccgtTCCATCCAACTCGGTCGTATCCAACGCAAAGGTGTTCCATTCACTACATCGATCAGCATATTGCGGAGGGACGCGGCCATCCTCACCAGAGTGATGACCACCGCCAAGGACTTTGAAACGTTCATCAAAACCGCTGCGTGGATCCGCACCATCTGCAACGAAGCTCAATTCGTAAAG GCTTTCGTCGCTGCGATCCTTCAACGCGACGACACTCGAGGCATCGTCCTTCCCGCGCTCTACGAAGTCCTGCCCCACTACTACTTCGATACGAGAATAATCAACAAAGCTCAATACCTTCGTACCATGGGACTCACCAAGACCGGCAAAAACGCGTTCACGATCGAGGAGAAGGTCCGACCTCTCTTCCCCAAGGGTGAAGAATCTCTGGCTTACTTTACCCAAGACATCGGACTGGCCAACTACTACGCTTACTTCAGCATCGCTGGATGGTTGACACCCAAG TGCCAAAAGACGACCGACGACGTCGGAACGTACGGAGATACTGACTGCAAATACGGTCGTGGACAGCACTACTACTACGTGCACCAGCAACTTCTGGCTCGTTACTACCTCGAGCGTCTGAGCAACAACCTTCCGCCGGTTAAGGATCTGGATTACACCTTCGAATACACGCCGTTCAAGTCTCACCTGACATTCCCCAACGGTCTCGAGTTCGCTGGACGTATTCAAGGCGTGAACTTCGCCGAGAGCAACGAGGAACTTCGCAGGACCGTATTGACCCTCGAGAGAAGACTGATTGACGCGATCGACAGTGGATACATTCTGAAGTCGAAGGGTGGCGTGTGCTCCGCCTACGAACCCAGGGGTCTCGATATGCTGGGAAGCATCATCGAAGCGACCGGAAGGAGCATCAACCCcag ataCTACGGAAGCCTTCAGGGCGCCGCCCGCAGACTTCTCGGCGGTGCTGAGTACACGATGCACATGCGGGACTTGATTCCATCGGCCCTTGAAGTCGAACACTCCGCAGTCAGAGACCCCATTTTCTACAAACTGTACAAGCGCATAATGAAGCTCTTCATCGCTTACCAGAACAATCTGCCCAAGTACACGCGAAACGATCTGATCTTCCCCGACGTGATGATCGAGAACGTGAAGATCGACAAACTGTGCACTTACCACGACAAAATCGCGGTAGACATCGACGCGTGCACCGTGTTTGACTTCAGGAAGGGAATCGATAAGACGGAAGTTCCGATCAAGGCTGTTGTCGAGAGACTCAACCACAAGCCGTTCAAATTCGAAATCACCCTCAACAGTAGAACCGATGTCAAAGAAGCCGTGGTGAGAGTATTCTTCGGACCGACGTACGACTACCACGGTAAACCGGTCAACATACGCGATCACAGATTACTGTTCGTCGAAATGGATCAATTCGTTTGCGACC TCAATCAAGGAAAGAACGTCATTGTTAGGGATTCTTCGGAAGCACCTATGCGCACCAGTGGTATCATGTCAAAGAAGGACATTCTACGTCGCGTCGAGGATGCTCTCAATTCGCACCAACCGTTCTACCCCGTCGAG CCCGCGCAAATGTTTGGCTTCCCCGAGTCGCTCGCTCTTCCCAAAGGTACAGTCGACGGTCTGGAACTTCAAATGGTGGTGATCGTTTCGCCGAAAAAACAGGTACCACTGAGCTTCGAGCCGGTCGTCCCCACCAAATACCAAACCTTCCAACGCGTCGAGTTCGACGACCTTAACGTCGATTACTCCAAATACACCATGGACAGAGAAGCCCTCGACGCGGTGAAAGACAGGTACTCGGACTTCGATATTCGCGATACCAAGGACTACAGCAGCATCGTTAACGGCATCGGCGATCGCGACATTCATCGTGGATTCTACGACGTTTCGCGAGAGGAAAACATCGGCA GCAAGACCGGAGATTTGTACCGCGGAAAGACTACCTCCATGGACGACATCTACGGCAGGACAACGAAGAACCGCAGATTTGGAACTGACACCATCGAAAGGGACACCACACTCGACACCGGTTTCGAACGTAGAATCGAAGGCAAATACAATTACCTCGCCGATTACTACAAGTTCAAGCCCATTACGGAGATAATCGGTGGTTCCGTGTCATTCGACGGTAGACCATTGGGATATCCCTTCGACAGACCGTTGGCCCTGGGAGCCCTCGACGTACCGAACATCAAGGTGTGCAAGATCTTCGTATATCACGAGGAGAAGATACGCATAAATTACGAAAGATCCGTCTGA